From Felis catus isolate Fca126 chromosome B4, F.catus_Fca126_mat1.0, whole genome shotgun sequence:
tctACCCCGTTCTCCCCAAACCAGACCCCCCCAAGGCGCCTGTATTACCACCCGATCCTCCTTCCCCTTTAATTGATCTCTTAACAGAAGAGCCACCTCCCTATCCTGGGGGTCACGGGCCAACACCGCCGTCAGGCCCCAGAACCCCAACTGCCTCCCCAATTGCCAGCCGGCTGCGAGAATGACGAGAAAATCCAGCTGAGGAATCTCAAGCCCTCCCCTTAAGGGAAGGCCCTAACAACAGACCCCAGTACTGGCCATTCTCGGCCTCTGACCTGTACAATTGGAAATTGCATAACCCCCCTTTCTCCCAGGACCCAGTGGCCCTAACTAACCTAATTGAGTCCATTTTAGTGACGCATCAGCCAACCTGGGACGATTGCCAACAGCTCTTACAGACTCTCCTGACGGCAGAGGAGAGACAAAGGTCCTCCTTGAAGCCCGAAAGCAAGTTCCGGGCGAGGACGGACGGCCAACCCAGCTGCCCAATGTCGTTGACGAGGCTTTCCCCTTGACCCATCCCAACTGGGATTTTGCTACGCCGGCAGGTAGGGAGCCTTTATCGCCAGTTGCTGTTAGCGGGTCTCCGCGGGGCTGCAAGACGCCCCACTAATTTGGCACAGGTAAAGCAAGTTGTACAAGGGAAAGAGGAAACGCCAGCCGCATTCTTAGAAAGATTAAAAGAGGCTTACAGAATGTATACTCCCTATGACCCTGAGGATCCAGGGCAGGCTGCTAGTGTTATCCTGTCCTTTATCTACCAGTCTAGCCCGGACATAAGAAATAAGTTACAAAGGTTAGAAGGCCTACAGGGGTTCACACTGTCTGATTTGctaaaagaggcagaaaagataTACAACAAAAGGGAAAccccagaggagagggaagaaagattaTGGCAACggcaggaagaaagagataaaaagcgCCATAAGGAGATGACTAAAGTCCTGGCCACAGTAGTTGCTCAGAATAGAGATAAGGATAGGGAAGAAGGTAGACAGGGAGATCGAAGGAAAATACCTCTGGGGAAAGACCAGTGTGCCTATTGCAAGGAAAAGGGACATTGGGTTCGCGATTGCCCGAAACGACCCCGGAAGAAACCCGCAGAGATTTTTCCTCGTTACGGGATCCCTCAGGTATTGGGTTCAGATAATGGACCCGCCTTCATCTCCCAGGTAAGTCAGTCTGTGGCCACCCTactggggattaattggaaattacattgtgcataCCGACCCCAAAGTTCAGgtcaggtagaaagaatgaatagatcaATTAAGGAGACTTTAACTAAATTAACGCTAGAAACTGGCTCTAAGGATTGGgtgctcctcctgcccctggtTTTATACCGGGTACGTAACACGCCAGGTCCCCACGGATTAACTCCTTTTGAAATCCTGTACAGGGCACCTCCACCTATGGCTCACTTCTTTGATTCTGACATCTCTGGTTTCGCTACATCCCCCACCATGCAGGCACATTTACGCGCCCTGCAGCTGGTCCAAGAAGAAATCCAGAGACCTCTAGCGGCAGCCTACCGAGAAAAGCTCGAAACCCCGGTTGTGCCTCACCCCTTCAAACCAGGAGACTCCGTCTGGGTTCGGAGACATCAAACCAAGAACCTCGAGCCACGGTGGAAGGGACCACATATCGTCCTCCTGACCACCCCCACGGCCTTAAAAGTAGACGGAGTTGCTGCTTGGATCCACGCCTCTCATGTAAAGGCTGCAGGGCCAACCACCAATCAGGACCCCTCAGACGACCCCAGCTCAGACGGTCTATCAAGATGGAAGGTCCAACGCACCCAAAACCCTCTAAAGATAAGACTTTCTCGTGGGACCTAATAATTCTGGTGGGGGTCTTACTAAGACTAGACGTGGGAATGGCCAATCCTAGTCCGCACCAAGTGTATAATATAACTTGGACAATAACCAACCTTGTAACTGGAACAAAGGCTAATGCCACCTCCATGTTGGGAACCCTGACAGACGCCTTCCCTACCCTATATTTTGACTTATGTGATATAATAGGAAATACATGGAACCCTTCAGGTCAGGAACCATTCCCAGGGTACGGATGTGATCAGCCTATGAGGAGGTGGCAGCAGAGAAACACAGCCTTTTATGTCTGTCCAGGACATGCCAACCGGAAGCAATGTGGGGGGCCACAGGATGGGTTCTGCGCCGTATGGGGTTGCGAGACCACCGGGGAGACCTATTGGAAACCCACCTCCTCCTGGGACTACATCACAGTAAAAAAAGGGGTTACTCAGGGAATATATCAATGTAGTGGAGGTGGTTGGTGTGGGCCCTGTTACGATAAAGCTGTTCACTCCTCGACAACGGGAGCTAGTGAAGGGGGCCGGTGCAACCCCTTGATCTTGCAATTTACCCAAAAGGGAAGACAAACATCTTGGGATGGACCTAAGTCATGGGGGCTACGACTATACCGTTCAGGATATGATCCTATAGCCCTGTTCTCGGTATCCCGGCAAGTAATGACCATTACGCCGCCTCAGGCCATGGGACCAAATCCAGTCCTGCCTGATCAAAAACCCCCATCCAGGCAATCTCAAATAGAGTCCCGAGTAATACCTCACCCCAGctaaatgtatgattccatttaggctcctaagaaaagggggaaatgaaagTCCCCTTCCCCTTGCTTTGACCCCCTGTCATAATATGCTTAGCAATAGTAACGCCATTTGCAAGGCAGCACCAGGAAGTTCAGGGGTCTTATCTTAAGTGAACCGTTTAGCTGCCAAACAGTGTATCTGTGGTCAGCCACCTGGCCCTAAGATAGGAACGGAAAGTACTGACTCCACCCGATATACCCTAGAGATGAGCCTGGTCAGCCACCCATGTTTGTTCCCCTCATTCTGGAAAATCAccctcaggaaaaaaaaccagCCTCATTTAAATGGACCAATAAGAACCCCGTAACCATGCTTCTCGCTTCTGTAACCGCGCTTCTGCCACTCCAACCCTATAAAAGTCTCCCCAGCCCAACAGGAGGCGCGCAAGTCTTTGCTGAGACTTGACCGCCCCGGGTACCCGTGTACCGAATAAACCTCTTGCTGTTTGCATCTGACTCGTGGTCTCGGTGTTCCGTGGGCACGGGGTCTCATCGCCGAGGAAGACCTAGTTCTGGGGTCTTTcatttgggggctcgtccgggatAGAGACCCCCAACCCCCGGGACCACCGACCCACCATCAGGAGGTAAGCTGGCCGGCGACCAGATCTGTTGTCCTTGTATGAGTGTCTCTGTCATTTGATCTGATCTTGGCGGTGGAGTCGAAGGAGCTGACGAGCTCAAACTTCGCCCCCGCAACCCTGGAAGACGTTCCACGGGTGTCTGATGTCTGGAGCCTCTAGTGGGACAGCCATTGGGGCTAAATTTTTTGGGATCTCATCCGTATCAGGTGAATACAGGGTGTTGATCGGAGACAAGGGAGCCGGACCCTCAAAGTCTCCTTCTGAGGTTTCATTTTCGGTTTGGTATCAAAGCCGCGCGGCACGTCTTGTCATTCTTTGTCTTGTCACGTCTTTCCTTGTCCCCTGTCTAACCTTTTTAATTGCAGAAGCCGTCATGGGCCAAACTGTAACTACCCCCTTGAGCCTCACCCTTGACCACTGGTCCGAGGTTCGGGCACGAGCCCATAATCAGGGTGTCGAAGTCcggaaaaagaaatggattacACTGTGTGAGGCCGAATGGGTAATGATGAATGTAGGTTGGCCCCGAGAAGGAACTTTCACCATTGACAATATTTCACAGGTCGAGGAGAGAGTCTTCGCCCCCGGGGCCATATGGACACCCAGATCAAGTCCCTTATATTACCACGTGGAGATCCTTGGCCACAGACCCCCCTCCATGGGTTCGCCCGTTCCTGCCCCCTCCTAAGCATCCCAGGATGGATCCTCCCGCGCCACTTCCCCAGCCTCTTTCGCCGCAACCCTCAGccccccccatctcctccctctACCCCGTTCTCCCCAAACCAGACCCCCCCAAGGCGCCTGTATTACCACCCGATCCTCCTTCCCCTTTAATTGATCTCTTAACAGAAGAGCCACCTCCCTATCCTGGGGGTCACGGGCCAACACCGCCGTCAGGCCCCAGAACCCCAACTGCCTCCCCAATTGCCAGCCGGCTGCGAGAATGACGAGAAAATCCAGCTGAGGAATCTCAAGCCCTCCCCTTAAGGGAAGGCCCTAACAACAGACCCCAGTACTGGCCATTCTCGGCCTCTGACCTGTACAATTGGAAATTGCATAACCCCCCTTTCTCCCAGGACCCAGTGGCCCTAACTAACCTAATTGAGTCCATTTTAGTGACGCATCAGCCAACCTGGGACGATTGCCAACAGCTCTTACAGACTCTCCTGACGGCAGAGGAGAGACAAAGGTCCTCCTTGAAGCCCGAAAGCAAGTTCCGGGCGAGGACGGACGGCCAACCCAGCTGCCCAATGTCGTTGACGAGGCTTTCCCCTTGACCCATCCCAACTGGGATTTTGCTACGCCGGCAGGTAGGGAGCCTTTATCGCCAGTTGCTGTTAGCGGGTCTCCGCGGGGCTGCAAGACGCCCCACTAATTTGGCACAGGTAAAGCAAGTTGTACAAGGGAAAGAGGAAACGCCAGCCGCATTCTTAGAAAGATTAAAAGAGGCTTACAGAATGTATACTCCCTATGACCCTGAGGATCCAGGGCAGGCTGCTAGTGTTATCCTGTCCTTTATCTACCAGTCTAGCCCGGACATAAGAAATAAGTTACAAAGGTTAGAAGGCCTACAGGGGTTCACACTGTCTGATTTGctaaaagaggcagaaaagataTACAACAAAAGGGAAAccccagaggagagggaagaaagattaTGGCAACggcaggaagaaagagataaaaagcgCCATAAGGAGATGACTAAAGTCCTGGCCACAGTAGTTGCTCAGAATAGAGATAAGGATAGGGAAGAAGGTAGACAGGGAGATCGAAGGAAAATACCTCTGGGGAAAGACCAGTGTGCCTATTGCAAGGAAAAGGGACATTGGGTTCGCGATTGCCCGAAACGACCCCGGAAGAAACCCGCAGAGATTTTTCCTCGTTACGGGATCCCTCAGGTATTGGGTTCAGATAATGGACCCGCCTTCATCTCCCAGGTAAGTCAGTCTGTGGCCACCCTactggggattaattggaaattacattgtgcataCCGACCCCAAAGTTCAGgtcaggtagaaagaatgaatagatcaATTAAGGAGACTTTAACTAAATTAACGCTAGAAACTGGCTCTAAGGATTGGgtgctcctcctgcccctggtTTTATACCGGGTACGTAACACGCCAGGTCCCCACGGATTAACTCCTTTTGAAATCCTGTACAGGGCACCTCCACCTATGGCTCACTTCTTTGATTCTGACATCTCTGGTTTCGCTACATCCCCCACCATGCAGGCACATTTACGCGCCCTGCAGCTGGTCCAAGAAGAAATCCAGAGACCTCTAGCGGCAGCCTACCGAGAAAAGCTCGAAACCCCGGTTGTGCCTCACCCCTTCAAACCAGGAGACTCCGTCTGGGTTCGGAGACATCAAACCAAGAACCTCGAGCCACGGTGGAAGGGACCACATATCGTCCTCCTGACCACCCCCACGGCCTTAAAAGTAGACGGAGTTGCTGCTTGGATCCACGCCTCTCATGTAAAGGCTGCAGGGCCAACCACCAATCAGGACCCCTCAGACGACCCCAGCTCAGACGGTCTATCAAGATGGAAGGTCCAACGCACCCAAAACCCTCTAAAGATAAGACTTTCTCGTGGGACCTAATAATTCTGGTGGGGGTCTTACTAAGACTAGACGTGGGAATGGCCAATCCTAGTCCGCACCAAGTGTATAATATAACTTGGACAATAACCAACCTTGTAACTGGAACAAAGGCTAATGCCACCTCCATGTTGGGAACCCTGACAGACGCCTTCCCTACCCTATATTTTGACTTATGTGATATAATAGGAAATACATGGAACCCTTCAGGTCAGGAACCATTCCCAGGGTACGGATGTGATCAGCCTATGAGGAGGTGGCAGCAGAGAAACACAGCCTTTTATGTCTGTCCAGGACATGCCAACCGGAAGCAATGTGGGGGGCCACAGGATGGGTTCTGCGCCGTATGGGGTTGCGAGACCACCGGGGAGACCTATTGGAAACCCACCTCCTCCTGGGACTACATCACAGTAAAAAAAGGGGTTACTCAGGGAATATATCAATGTAGTGGAGGTGGTTGGTGTGGGCCCTGTTACGATAAAGCTGTTCACTCCTCGACAACGGGAGCTAGTGAAGGGGGCCGGTGCAACCCCTTGATCTTGCAATTTACCCAAAAGGGAAGACAAACATCTTGGGATGGACCTAAGTCATGGGGGCTACGACTATACCGTTCAGGATATGATCCTATAGCCCTGTTCTCGGTATCCCGGCAAGTAATGACCATTACGCCGCCTCAGGCCATGGGACCAAATCCAGTCCTGCCTGATCAAAAACCCCCATCCAGGCAATCTCAAATAGAGTCCCGAGTAATACCTCACCCCAGctaaatgtatgattccatttaggctcctaagaaaagggggaaatgaaagTCCCCTTCCCCTTGCTTTGACCCCCTGTCATAATATGCTTAGCAATAGTAACGCCATTTGCAAGGCAGCACCAGGAAGTTCAGGGGTCTTATCTTAAGTGAACCGTTTAGCTGCCAAACAGTGTATCTGTGGTCAGCCACCTGGCCCTAAGATAGGAACGGAAAGTACTGACTCCACCCGATATACCCTAGAGATGAGCCTGGTCAGCCACCCATGTTTGTTCCCCTCATTCTGGAAAATcaccctcaggaaaaaaaaaccagcctcATTTAAATGGACCAATAAGAACCCCGTAACCATGCTTCTCGCTTCTGTAACCGCGCTTCTGCCACTCCAACCCTATAAAAGTCTCCCCAGCCCAACAGGAGGCGCGCAAGTCTTTGCTGAGACTTGACCGCCCCGGGTACCCGTGTACCGAATAAACCTCTTGCTGTTTGCATCTGACTCGTGGTCTCGGTGTTCCGTGGGCACGGGGTCTC
This genomic window contains:
- the LOC123386530 gene encoding uncharacterized protein LOC123386530, whose protein sequence is MYTPYDPEDPGQAASVILSFIYQSSPDIRNKLQRLEGLQGFTLSDLLKEAEKIYNKRETPEEREERLWQRQEERDKKRHKEMTKVLATVVAQNRDKDREEGRQGDRRKIPLGKDQCAYCKEKGHWVRDCPKRPRKKPAEIFPRYGIPQVLGSDNGPAFISQVSQSVATLLGINWKLHCAYRPQSSGQVERMNRSIKETLTKLTLETGSKDWVLLLPLVLYRVRNTPGPHGLTPFEILYRAPPPMAHFFDSDISGFATSPTMQAHLRALQLVQEEIQRPLAAAYREKLETPVVPHPFKPGDSVWVRRHQTKNLEPRWKGPHIVLLTTPTALKVDGVAAWIHASHVKAAGPTTNQDPSDDPSSDGLSRWKVQRTQNPLKIRLSRGT